A genomic segment from Tessaracoccus defluvii encodes:
- a CDS encoding carbohydrate ABC transporter permease gives MSKAVDTEQKRSWVSIVVMTLLCILWLIPTFGLLITSFRSIDLINSSGWWTGLLGPFTAENYAGVFQKTDMGTSFINSFAVAIPATIIPITLAAFAAYAFTFLDFRGRDFLFVTIVAVMVIPIQVALQPMLDMLGPRGINISGQYVSVWLLHAGFGMPLAIYTLRNYMTTLPRSIIESAKVDGASHFQTFWRLVFPMSMPAIAGFAILQFLWVWNDLLIAMMFLKPQNSTVIVSLAGIMGTQGQGWELLTAGAFVSMLVPMVIFFGMQRFFVRGMTSGAVKG, from the coding sequence ATGAGCAAGGCAGTCGACACCGAGCAGAAGCGCAGTTGGGTCTCCATCGTCGTCATGACGCTGCTGTGCATCCTGTGGCTCATCCCGACCTTCGGGCTGCTGATCACGTCGTTCCGCAGCATCGACCTCATCAACTCCAGCGGCTGGTGGACGGGCCTCCTCGGGCCGTTCACTGCGGAGAACTATGCGGGCGTGTTCCAGAAGACCGACATGGGGACGTCGTTCATCAACTCGTTCGCCGTCGCCATCCCGGCGACGATCATCCCGATCACACTGGCGGCGTTCGCGGCGTACGCGTTCACATTCCTCGACTTCCGGGGACGCGATTTCCTGTTCGTGACGATCGTCGCGGTGATGGTGATCCCCATCCAGGTGGCACTCCAGCCGATGTTGGACATGCTCGGCCCGCGCGGGATCAACATCTCCGGCCAGTACGTGTCGGTGTGGCTGCTCCACGCCGGCTTCGGCATGCCGCTCGCGATCTACACCCTCCGCAACTACATGACGACGCTGCCGCGATCGATCATCGAGTCGGCGAAGGTGGACGGCGCGTCGCACTTCCAGACGTTCTGGAGGCTGGTGTTCCCGATGTCGATGCCCGCCATCGCGGGGTTCGCGATCCTGCAGTTCCTGTGGGTATGGAACGACCTGCTGATCGCGATGATGTTCCTGAAGCCGCAGAACTCGACGGTGATCGTGTCGCTCGCGGGCATCATGGGCACGCAGGGTCAGGGCTGGGAACTCCTGACGGCGGGCGCCTTCGTCTCGATGCTGGTGCCGATGGTGATCTTCTTCGGCATGCAGCGGTTCTTCGTCCGCGGCATGACGTCGGGAGCGGTGAAGGGGTAG
- a CDS encoding ABC transporter substrate-binding protein — MSLTLTGCLQDPNPRAGGAGGGEGVAQGGSTDGDKVVTVLGAFGGDEAVGFRESLKKFEAESGIKVEYNNSTDFTTIIKARVRSGDTPDIAMFPQPGGLIELVKENQIQAIDTYLDYDEINSTLIPGFLDAARVNGRVYGAPMRMAVKSIVWYPAAYEATGKPTEFTSVQEMQQIGAEIATEGTAPWCVGFESGPGTGWPGTDWIEELVLRMWGPDVYDQWTSHKIPFNDERIVAAFEEMDKLLLTDGASWGGSRGILATAFGDAMNPAFETPAKCYWMRQGNFISGFFPTTIQSNLDAEVGTTVFPPYEGGFAGQPILGGGDIAALFNGDDPDAIEVMKFLTSDQFGGEWAQMGGWLSPHKTFDAANYPDETTRSIAEMAANADVFRYDGSDLMPNAVGGGSFWSGMVDFTSGAKTAQQVADDIEKSWPQ, encoded by the coding sequence ATGAGCCTGACCCTCACCGGCTGCCTGCAGGATCCGAATCCCCGCGCCGGCGGCGCCGGAGGCGGCGAGGGGGTCGCCCAGGGGGGAAGCACCGACGGCGACAAGGTCGTCACCGTCCTCGGCGCCTTCGGCGGCGACGAGGCGGTCGGCTTCCGCGAGTCACTCAAGAAGTTCGAGGCCGAATCCGGCATCAAGGTCGAGTACAACAACTCCACCGACTTCACCACGATCATCAAGGCCCGCGTGCGTTCAGGCGACACCCCCGACATTGCGATGTTCCCGCAGCCTGGCGGCCTCATCGAGCTCGTCAAGGAGAACCAGATCCAGGCGATCGACACCTATCTGGACTACGACGAGATCAACTCGACGCTGATCCCCGGCTTCCTCGACGCAGCCCGGGTCAACGGACGCGTCTACGGCGCGCCGATGCGCATGGCCGTCAAGTCCATCGTCTGGTACCCGGCCGCCTACGAGGCGACCGGAAAGCCGACCGAGTTCACGTCGGTCCAGGAGATGCAGCAGATCGGGGCGGAGATCGCGACCGAGGGCACAGCCCCCTGGTGCGTCGGCTTCGAATCCGGACCCGGCACCGGCTGGCCGGGCACCGACTGGATCGAGGAACTGGTGCTGCGCATGTGGGGCCCTGACGTCTACGACCAGTGGACCAGCCACAAGATCCCCTTCAACGACGAGCGCATCGTCGCCGCCTTCGAGGAGATGGACAAGCTGCTCCTGACCGACGGCGCCTCCTGGGGCGGGTCCAGGGGCATCCTCGCCACGGCCTTCGGCGACGCGATGAACCCGGCCTTCGAGACTCCGGCCAAGTGCTACTGGATGCGGCAGGGCAACTTCATCTCCGGCTTCTTCCCCACGACCATCCAGTCGAACCTGGACGCAGAAGTCGGCACGACGGTCTTCCCCCCGTATGAGGGCGGATTCGCGGGCCAACCGATCCTGGGCGGCGGCGACATCGCGGCCCTGTTCAACGGCGACGATCCTGACGCGATCGAGGTCATGAAGTTCCTCACGAGCGACCAGTTCGGCGGAGAGTGGGCACAGATGGGCGGCTGGCTGTCGCCTCACAAGACCTTCGACGCGGCCAACTACCCGGACGAGACGACCCGCAGCATCGCCGAGATGGCCGCCAACGCCGACGTGTTCCGCTACGACGGCTCCGACCTGATGCCCAACGCCGTGGGCGGCGGCAGCTTCTGGAGCGGCATGGTCGACTTCACCTCCGGCGCGAAGACCGCGCAACAGGTGGCAGACGACATCGAGAAGTCGTGGCCCCAGTGA
- a CDS encoding carbohydrate ABC transporter permease, which yields MTPFYKNFQEVLTSEEFTRTIGNNLLWLLLVPASTVIIGLLVAVLADRLSPKGESISKAMMFMPMAISFVGASTIWGFIYDYQSGDTQIGLLNAIVAAVGGEPQSWLTIDRFALNSMLLMVIVVWLQVGYAMVLLSTAIKNVPEDTLEAARIDGASELKIFFLVVVPQMKGTIITVFVTVFIMVMKIFDIVYVMTNGNFKTNVIANMFFQELFVQRNAGKASAIVVILLVAVIPVLIYQVRHFKREEAER from the coding sequence GTGACGCCGTTCTACAAGAACTTCCAGGAGGTACTCACCTCCGAGGAGTTCACGCGCACCATCGGCAACAACCTCCTGTGGTTGCTGCTCGTGCCCGCGTCCACGGTGATCATCGGCCTCCTGGTGGCGGTCCTGGCGGACCGGCTCTCCCCCAAGGGCGAGAGCATCTCGAAGGCCATGATGTTCATGCCGATGGCGATCTCGTTCGTCGGTGCCTCGACCATCTGGGGTTTCATCTACGACTACCAGTCGGGAGACACCCAGATCGGCCTGCTGAACGCGATCGTCGCGGCGGTGGGAGGCGAACCGCAGTCGTGGCTCACCATCGACAGGTTCGCGCTGAACTCCATGCTGCTGATGGTGATCGTCGTCTGGCTCCAGGTCGGCTACGCGATGGTCCTGCTCTCGACGGCGATCAAGAACGTCCCCGAGGACACCCTCGAGGCCGCGAGGATCGACGGCGCCTCCGAGCTGAAGATCTTCTTCCTCGTCGTCGTCCCCCAGATGAAGGGCACCATCATCACCGTGTTCGTCACCGTCTTCATCATGGTCATGAAGATCTTCGACATCGTCTACGTGATGACCAACGGCAACTTCAAGACCAACGTCATCGCGAACATGTTCTTCCAGGAGTTGTTCGTGCAGCGCAACGCGGGCAAGGCGTCGGCGATCGTCGTCATCCTGCTCGTCGCCGTCATCCCGGTGCTCATCTACCAGGTGCGCCACTTCAAGCGTGAGGAGGCCGAGCGATGA
- a CDS encoding alpha-galactosidase: protein MGLLGEARYGASVRPGLIGSRAGRDWTPDWRVTRVSVDGAVVEGFTSAGPGAVQFEAEAADAALELSLEVELTAHGLVRARATVTNRGADGYQLDELTLSMPVPTSATELLDFAGRWGVERFPQRTAFPVGQHRREGRRGRTGADAAYVLHAGSPGFGFRTGDVYAVHTAFSGNHIHQAERDATGFATISGGELLLAGEVRLDHGAAYSGPWIYFSYGADGLDAVADRFHGFLRSLPHAPSADRPVTLNVWEAVYFDHDQARLIDLAERAAALGVERYVLDDGWFGSRRDDSSGLGDWVVSADMWPVGLSPLVDRVHDLGMQFGLWFEPEMINEDSDVARAHPEWIMQPAGRLPVRARNQQVMNLAIEGAWQHVFSQIDAVLGDYRIDYVKWDHNRDLVDAGIAPDGRPGVHEQTLAFYRLLDALRERRPEVEFESCSSGGARVDLEVLTRTERVWVSDVIDPAERQRMLPWTGQLIPAEFQGSHIASGRSHSTARWHDLSFRAATAVFGHLGIEWDLAQATEDELTELAWWIDWYKANREVLLTGRQVRVDMSEPETYFKGIVTPRKAIYSLSQLTATAVGSLGQLRFPGLDPDAVYRLTAIDRQLTPADARPVWQREAFELTGRVLMTAGIRAPHLLPETAVIFELERVKG from the coding sequence CTGGGACTCCTGGGCGAGGCGCGTTACGGCGCCTCTGTCCGACCTGGCCTGATCGGCTCCCGCGCCGGCCGCGACTGGACACCTGACTGGCGCGTCACACGTGTCTCGGTCGACGGAGCCGTGGTCGAGGGGTTCACCAGTGCAGGGCCCGGCGCGGTGCAGTTCGAAGCGGAGGCCGCGGATGCCGCCCTCGAGCTGAGCCTCGAGGTCGAGCTCACCGCGCACGGGCTGGTCCGTGCCCGCGCCACGGTCACCAACCGTGGCGCCGACGGCTACCAGCTCGACGAACTCACCCTGTCCATGCCCGTGCCGACGTCGGCGACCGAACTGCTGGACTTCGCCGGCCGCTGGGGCGTCGAACGGTTCCCGCAGCGCACGGCTTTCCCGGTCGGGCAGCACCGACGTGAGGGTCGCCGCGGACGCACCGGCGCCGACGCCGCCTACGTCCTGCACGCAGGCAGCCCCGGCTTCGGCTTCCGGACCGGTGACGTGTATGCCGTCCACACCGCCTTCAGCGGCAACCACATCCATCAGGCTGAGCGGGACGCCACGGGCTTCGCGACGATCTCCGGCGGAGAGCTGCTGCTCGCGGGCGAGGTCCGCCTGGACCACGGAGCCGCCTACTCAGGGCCCTGGATCTACTTCTCCTACGGTGCCGACGGCCTCGATGCCGTCGCCGACCGCTTCCACGGGTTCCTCCGCTCACTGCCGCACGCGCCGTCGGCCGACCGTCCTGTGACGCTCAATGTGTGGGAGGCCGTCTACTTCGACCACGACCAGGCCAGGCTGATCGACCTGGCCGAGCGGGCGGCTGCGCTGGGCGTCGAGCGCTACGTGCTCGATGACGGGTGGTTCGGGTCGCGCCGCGACGACAGCTCGGGGCTGGGTGACTGGGTCGTGTCCGCCGACATGTGGCCGGTAGGCCTGTCCCCGCTGGTCGACCGGGTGCACGACCTGGGGATGCAGTTCGGGCTCTGGTTCGAGCCGGAGATGATCAACGAGGACTCCGATGTCGCCCGCGCGCATCCCGAGTGGATCATGCAGCCCGCTGGCCGCCTGCCCGTGCGGGCGCGCAACCAGCAGGTGATGAATCTGGCGATCGAGGGGGCATGGCAGCACGTGTTCTCGCAGATCGATGCGGTCCTCGGCGACTACCGCATCGACTACGTCAAGTGGGATCACAACCGCGACCTCGTCGACGCGGGTATCGCGCCCGACGGCCGCCCCGGGGTCCACGAACAGACGCTGGCGTTCTACCGGTTGCTCGACGCGCTCCGCGAGCGGCGCCCGGAGGTGGAGTTCGAGTCGTGCAGCTCCGGCGGCGCCCGCGTCGACCTTGAGGTGCTGACCCGGACGGAGCGGGTATGGGTCTCCGATGTCATCGATCCGGCCGAGCGGCAGCGCATGCTGCCGTGGACGGGGCAACTCATCCCGGCCGAGTTCCAGGGCAGTCACATCGCCTCCGGGCGGTCGCACAGCACCGCACGCTGGCACGATCTGTCATTCCGGGCCGCCACCGCCGTGTTCGGGCATCTCGGCATCGAATGGGATCTGGCGCAGGCCACGGAGGATGAGCTGACCGAACTCGCCTGGTGGATCGACTGGTACAAGGCGAACCGTGAGGTGCTGCTGACCGGGCGGCAGGTGCGCGTCGACATGAGCGAACCCGAGACCTACTTCAAGGGCATCGTCACCCCGCGCAAGGCCATCTACTCCTTGTCGCAGCTGACGGCGACCGCTGTCGGCAGCCTGGGCCAGCTGCGGTTCCCGGGCCTGGACCCGGACGCCGTCTACCGACTGACGGCGATCGACCGCCAGCTGACGCCGGCCGATGCGCGGCCGGTGTGGCAGCGCGAGGCGTTCGAGCTGACGGGTCGGGTGCTGATGACGGCCGGGATCAGGGCGCCCCACCTGTTGCCGGAGACGGCGGTCATCTTCGAGCTGGAGCGCGTCAAGGGGTAG
- a CDS encoding ATP-binding cassette domain-containing protein, whose amino-acid sequence MTAPELISADGVYVSIGGMPVLRDVSLQVSEGEAVALIGGNGSGKSTLVRTLLGILPHQEGTISLFGQEVPGFKDWSKIGYVPSTARWRSRTAPSARSCRPDDSPTARPSSG is encoded by the coding sequence ATGACTGCGCCTGAACTGATCTCCGCCGACGGCGTCTACGTCTCCATCGGGGGGATGCCGGTGCTGCGGGACGTGTCGCTGCAGGTCTCGGAAGGTGAGGCCGTCGCCCTCATCGGGGGCAACGGCTCCGGCAAGTCGACCCTGGTGCGGACACTGCTCGGCATCCTCCCCCACCAGGAGGGAACCATCTCCCTCTTCGGCCAGGAGGTTCCCGGGTTCAAGGACTGGTCGAAGATCGGCTACGTCCCCAGCACAGCGCGCTGGCGGTCGCGAACGGCACCGTCCGCGAGATCGTGTCGACCGGACGACTCGCCCACCGCTCGCCCTTCCAGTGGCTGA
- the recO gene encoding DNA repair protein RecO, producing MPTYRDHAVVLRTHQLGEADRIITLLTRSKGKIRAVAKGVRRTSSKFGGRLEPFQHIDVQFAEGRGSLEVVTQAEALHVSTLASDYGRFTAAQVLVETADRLVAEEATPALQQYRLLLGAIRALETAVLPAPLVVDSYLLRALAIAGYAVSTAECAGCGAAEPRWFSPQGGGAVCTGCRTSGSVQLDADCGGHLGALLAGDWDAATAADLGVARRVDGMVVNYATWHLDRALRSLPYFER from the coding sequence GTGCCCACCTACCGCGACCATGCCGTGGTGTTGCGGACCCACCAACTCGGTGAGGCTGACCGCATCATCACGCTGCTGACGCGCAGCAAAGGCAAGATCAGGGCCGTCGCCAAGGGGGTGCGGCGCACCTCCAGCAAGTTCGGCGGCCGCCTCGAGCCCTTCCAGCACATCGACGTCCAGTTCGCCGAGGGGCGCGGCTCGCTCGAGGTCGTCACGCAGGCCGAGGCCCTCCACGTCAGCACGCTGGCCTCGGACTACGGCCGGTTCACGGCGGCGCAGGTGCTGGTCGAGACGGCCGACCGACTCGTCGCCGAGGAGGCGACGCCGGCGCTGCAGCAGTACCGGCTGCTGCTGGGGGCGATCCGGGCTCTGGAGACGGCGGTGCTGCCGGCCCCGCTCGTGGTCGACTCCTATCTGCTGCGGGCGCTGGCGATCGCCGGCTACGCCGTCTCCACCGCCGAGTGCGCGGGCTGCGGCGCGGCCGAGCCCCGCTGGTTCTCACCGCAGGGCGGCGGTGCGGTGTGCACCGGCTGCCGGACGTCCGGTTCCGTGCAGCTCGACGCCGACTGCGGCGGACACCTGGGGGCGTTGCTCGCGGGGGACTGGGACGCGGCCACGGCTGCGGACCTCGGCGTGGCCAGGCGGGTCGACGGGATGGTCGTCAACTACGCGACCTGGCACCTCGACAGGGCCCTGCGGTCGCTGCCGTACTTCGAGCGTTGA
- a CDS encoding ATP-binding cassette domain-containing protein — protein MSTGRLAHRSPFQWLKRADREIVTRSLEQVDLVGRADWPFRALSGGQKQRVLIARALASEPRLLVMDEPLAGVDLHSQGGLAALLGRLRDSGLGLLVVLHERGPMADILTRSITLCDGRIVDHEAPAGAACVDPPTTPDVLGLTDPIAGSIA, from the coding sequence GTGTCGACCGGACGACTCGCCCACCGCTCGCCCTTCCAGTGGCTGAAGCGCGCCGACCGGGAGATCGTCACCCGCAGCCTCGAACAGGTGGACCTCGTGGGCCGCGCCGACTGGCCCTTCCGGGCGCTGTCCGGCGGGCAGAAGCAGCGGGTGCTGATCGCCCGCGCGCTCGCGTCAGAGCCGCGGCTGCTGGTGATGGACGAACCGCTGGCCGGCGTCGACCTGCACAGCCAGGGCGGACTGGCCGCCCTGCTCGGCCGGCTGCGGGACAGTGGGCTCGGGCTGCTGGTGGTCCTCCATGAGCGGGGCCCCATGGCCGACATCCTGACCCGGTCGATCACCCTGTGCGACGGCCGCATCGTCGATCACGAGGCCCCAGCAGGCGCCGCCTGCGTCGACCCGCCCACCACACCCGACGTCCTCGGGCTGACCGATCCGATCGCCGGGAGCATCGCATGA
- a CDS encoding antibiotic biosynthesis monooxygenase family protein: MLAISRFRAAGVDFAEEAAAAVTWWRERPGCLGIDLVRNLDEPDLWAIVSRWESVGAYRRSFNGYEAKMVLTPLLSRAIDEAGAYLPPEELGDNLPRSL; the protein is encoded by the coding sequence ATGCTCGCGATCAGCCGTTTCCGGGCCGCAGGGGTCGACTTCGCCGAGGAGGCCGCCGCCGCGGTCACCTGGTGGCGTGAACGACCCGGCTGCCTGGGCATCGACCTCGTGCGTAATCTCGACGAGCCGGACCTGTGGGCCATCGTGTCCCGGTGGGAGTCGGTCGGGGCGTACCGCCGTTCGTTCAACGGCTACGAGGCAAAAATGGTGCTCACGCCGCTGCTGTCGCGCGCCATCGACGAGGCGGGGGCCTACCTCCCGCCTGAGGAGCTGGGCGACAACCTGCCCCGCTCGCTCTGA
- a CDS encoding metal ABC transporter substrate-binding protein, which produces MTKRLALSLTAVLALSACAGSPADSPGGDHGEAGPRVVAAFYPLEWASSQALGTLGAVDTLTAPGAEAHDLELTPRQIASLAEADLVVYLKGFQPAVDNAIEQSGADRVLDVGELVSLLPADGAHHDHGDEAGHDEEEHSVDDGHDHGAFDPHFWQDPERMSQVVEALADELAAIDPANADAFAAAALAAARDLTALDEEFAVGLEQCARREFITTHTSFGYLADRYDLTEIGIAGLNPDDEPSPARIAAIHDEATAHGITTIFFETLTSDAVAKAIAGDLGLHTAVLDPLEGITEQSPGQDYPAIMRANLEALRSANDCA; this is translated from the coding sequence ATGACGAAGCGCCTGGCCCTGTCCCTGACCGCCGTGCTCGCCCTCTCCGCGTGCGCCGGCTCCCCAGCCGACTCACCGGGTGGCGATCACGGCGAGGCGGGCCCGCGGGTCGTCGCGGCGTTCTACCCGCTCGAGTGGGCCTCCTCGCAGGCGCTCGGCACCCTCGGCGCCGTCGACACCCTCACGGCCCCCGGCGCCGAGGCCCACGACCTCGAACTCACCCCCCGCCAGATCGCCTCCCTGGCCGAGGCCGACCTCGTCGTCTACCTGAAGGGATTCCAGCCCGCCGTCGACAACGCCATCGAGCAGTCCGGCGCCGACCGGGTGCTGGACGTGGGCGAGCTCGTCTCCCTCCTGCCCGCCGACGGCGCCCACCACGACCACGGCGACGAGGCAGGACACGACGAGGAGGAGCACAGTGTCGACGACGGCCACGACCACGGCGCGTTCGACCCCCACTTCTGGCAGGACCCGGAGCGGATGTCCCAGGTCGTCGAGGCCCTTGCCGACGAACTCGCCGCGATCGACCCGGCCAACGCCGACGCCTTCGCGGCGGCCGCCCTCGCCGCGGCCCGCGACCTCACCGCGCTCGACGAGGAGTTCGCCGTCGGACTGGAGCAGTGTGCGCGGCGCGAGTTCATCACCACGCACACCTCATTCGGCTACCTGGCGGACCGCTACGACCTGACCGAGATCGGCATCGCCGGCCTCAACCCCGACGACGAGCCGTCCCCGGCACGGATCGCCGCGATCCACGACGAGGCCACTGCCCACGGGATCACGACGATCTTCTTCGAGACCCTGACCTCCGACGCCGTCGCCAAGGCCATCGCCGGCGACCTCGGGCTGCACACTGCGGTGCTCGACCCGTTGGAGGGCATCACCGAGCAGTCGCCGGGGCAGGACTACCCTGCCATCATGCGAGCCAACCTCGAGGCCCTGAGGAGCGCCAATGACTGCGCCTGA
- a CDS encoding metal ABC transporter permease, whose translation MIDLFALPFMQRAILAAVLSGLMAPAIGTFIVQRKMSLLGDGLGHVAIMGVGLAMLTGWAPMPVAVVVCVAGAVIVELLRQHGKASGDLGLAILFYGGLASGVLMAGMAGQGAGGLSSYLFGSLTSVSQADIWLIVVLAVVVLLCTIGLAPRLFSVAVDEDYSQVLGIRVKVLNLLVVVLAAVTITVSMRTVGLLLVSALMVIPVATAQQSFVGFFPAFFGSMAIGMLAALGGTMGSFYLDTATGATIVVTAIGLLGLSWLIGGRLRREDRFIPFVEDHGDHTHEPAEGGPAGSHGHESHLAIQHGDHLDYVHDGHRHAWHGDHYDEH comes from the coding sequence ATGATCGACCTGTTCGCCCTTCCGTTCATGCAACGCGCGATCCTCGCCGCGGTCCTGAGCGGCCTGATGGCCCCTGCCATCGGCACCTTCATCGTCCAGCGCAAGATGTCGCTGCTCGGCGACGGCCTCGGCCACGTCGCGATCATGGGCGTCGGGCTCGCGATGCTGACCGGCTGGGCACCCATGCCCGTCGCCGTCGTCGTGTGCGTCGCCGGTGCCGTGATCGTCGAGCTCCTGCGACAGCACGGGAAGGCCTCCGGTGACCTCGGGCTGGCCATCCTGTTCTACGGCGGCCTGGCCTCCGGCGTGCTGATGGCGGGCATGGCCGGCCAGGGCGCGGGCGGGCTGTCGAGTTACCTGTTCGGCTCCCTCACCTCGGTGAGTCAGGCCGACATCTGGCTGATCGTCGTGCTCGCCGTCGTCGTGCTGCTCTGCACGATCGGGCTGGCCCCACGGTTGTTCTCGGTCGCCGTCGACGAGGACTACTCGCAGGTGCTGGGCATCCGCGTCAAGGTCCTCAACCTGCTCGTCGTCGTCCTCGCCGCGGTGACCATCACCGTGTCGATGCGCACGGTCGGCCTGCTGCTCGTCAGCGCTCTCATGGTGATCCCCGTCGCCACCGCCCAGCAGTCGTTCGTCGGGTTCTTCCCCGCCTTCTTCGGCTCCATGGCGATCGGCATGCTGGCCGCCCTCGGCGGAACGATGGGCTCGTTCTACCTCGACACCGCGACCGGCGCCACCATCGTCGTGACGGCGATCGGCCTGCTGGGCCTGTCCTGGCTGATCGGTGGACGGCTGAGACGGGAGGACCGGTTCATCCCGTTCGTCGAGGACCACGGGGACCACACGCATGAGCCGGCCGAGGGTGGCCCGGCCGGATCCCATGGCCATGAATCACACCTGGCCATCCAGCACGGCGACCATCTGGACTACGTCCACGACGGCCACCGGCACGCCTGGCACGGAGACCACTATGACGAACACTAG
- the dusB gene encoding tRNA dihydrouridine synthase DusB yields the protein MPTLAPLRLHAPSRPDAVVVDLPVVLAPMAGVTNAAYRQLCREQGAGLYVCEMITSRGLVVGDQKTRDMLAFDPGEKTRSVQLYGVDPDVMADAARILARDFAVDHIDLNFGCPVPKVTRKGGGGVLPYKRDRLRAIVRETVRAADEFGVPVTIKTRIGIDADHETFLDAGRIAQEEGAAAIALHGRTVAQAYSGEADWERIAELVAAVDIPVLGNGDIWEAEDALRMMDETGCDGVVIGRGCLGRPWLFGDLAAAFRGEGQRLRPTLGEVGRMIIRHAELLAGLQGERHGLTDLRKHMAWYFKGYPVGELRRRFAMVSSLAELHELVGMLDPDAEFPVAELGTPRGRQGSPRGKVVLPHGWYDDTSGCELDLAEAELDVSGG from the coding sequence ATGCCCACCCTCGCCCCGCTGCGCCTGCACGCACCCAGCCGCCCCGACGCCGTCGTGGTCGACCTGCCGGTCGTCCTCGCGCCGATGGCAGGGGTCACGAACGCCGCCTACCGGCAGCTGTGTCGGGAGCAGGGCGCCGGGCTGTACGTGTGCGAGATGATCACGTCGCGCGGGCTCGTCGTCGGCGACCAGAAGACCCGCGACATGCTCGCGTTCGACCCAGGGGAGAAGACCCGCTCGGTGCAGCTCTACGGCGTCGACCCCGACGTCATGGCCGACGCGGCCCGCATCCTGGCCCGCGACTTCGCCGTCGACCACATCGACCTCAACTTCGGGTGTCCCGTCCCGAAGGTCACGCGCAAGGGCGGCGGCGGGGTGCTGCCCTACAAGCGGGACCGGCTCCGCGCCATCGTCCGCGAGACAGTGCGGGCGGCCGACGAGTTCGGGGTCCCCGTCACCATCAAGACCCGCATCGGCATCGACGCGGACCACGAGACGTTCCTCGACGCCGGCCGGATCGCGCAGGAGGAGGGGGCCGCCGCCATCGCCCTGCACGGCAGGACGGTCGCACAGGCGTACTCCGGCGAGGCCGACTGGGAACGGATCGCCGAGCTGGTCGCCGCCGTCGACATCCCGGTGCTCGGCAACGGCGACATCTGGGAAGCCGAGGACGCACTGCGCATGATGGACGAGACGGGCTGCGACGGCGTCGTCATCGGCCGCGGGTGCCTCGGCCGTCCGTGGCTGTTCGGCGACCTCGCGGCCGCGTTCCGGGGCGAGGGCCAGCGGCTACGGCCGACGCTGGGCGAGGTCGGTCGGATGATCATCCGGCACGCGGAGCTTCTGGCCGGCCTGCAGGGCGAGCGCCACGGCCTGACCGACCTGCGCAAGCACATGGCCTGGTACTTCAAGGGCTATCCGGTGGGCGAGCTGCGCCGCCGCTTCGCCATGGTGTCGTCGCTGGCGGAACTGCACGAGCTTGTCGGGATGCTCGACCCGGACGCCGAGTTCCCCGTCGCCGAACTCGGCACGCCCCGTGGCAGGCAGGGCTCTCCGCGCGGCAAGGTCGTGCTGCCGCATGGCTGGTACGACGACACGTCCGGCTGCGAGCTCGACCTGGCCGAGGCCGAACTGGACGTCTCGGGCGGCTAG
- a CDS encoding Fur family transcriptional regulator: MTNTRNTRQTWQRAAVRDLLEGGEEFRTAQQVHDQLREVGAKVGLATVYRALQAMAEADEVDVLRTPDGEAAYRRCSSGHHHHLVCRSCGFSIEIEAHEVEAWAAKVAAAHGFTDTGHELELFGLCRDCVAAGAED, from the coding sequence ATGACGAACACTAGGAACACCCGGCAGACGTGGCAGCGGGCGGCGGTCCGCGACCTGCTGGAGGGCGGCGAGGAGTTCCGCACCGCTCAGCAGGTCCACGACCAGCTACGGGAGGTCGGCGCGAAGGTGGGCCTGGCCACCGTCTACCGGGCGCTGCAGGCGATGGCCGAGGCCGACGAGGTCGACGTGCTGCGCACCCCGGACGGCGAGGCGGCGTACCGGCGCTGTTCGTCGGGCCACCACCATCACCTGGTGTGCCGGTCCTGCGGGTTCTCCATCGAGATCGAGGCGCACGAGGTGGAGGCCTGGGCCGCGAAGGTCGCCGCCGCCCACGGGTTCACCGACACCGGCCACGAGCTGGAACTCTTCGGCCTGTGCCGCGACTGCGTGGCGGCTGGGGCAGAGGACTGA